From Zavarzinella sp., one genomic window encodes:
- a CDS encoding NADP-dependent isocitrate dehydrogenase: MTKTRITVAPGDGIGPEIMQSTMDILAAAEAPLEYDVIEIGQSIYEKGITSGIPNEAWEFLRKNSCFLKSPLTTPQGKGFKSVNVTIRKTLNLFANVRPCKSYSPFVSSSHPGMNLVIVRENEEDLYAGIEHRQTPEVTQVLKVISRPGCENIVRYAFEYAKAYGRKKVTCMTKDNIMKITDGLFHQVFDEIAAEYPEIKNDHQIIDIGAARLAAQPETFDVIVTLNLYGDILSDIAAQVAGSIGLAGSANIGHNTAMFEAVHGSAPDIAGKDVANPSGLLQAAIQMLVHLGYGPTAEKIKNAWLVTLEDGIHTADVYRDGLSEVKVGTKDFTEAIIKRLGKKPGVLKPVVYEPHPIRIPAYQPKATKQELVGVDIFLKWDESHRDPNVLGGQLQALAGDLSLILITNRGVKVFPEGMKETFCTDHWRCRFTQKGQIITYPTVLELMNRITHAGLQIIKTENLYYFDGAPGYSLGQGE, from the coding sequence ATGACGAAAACAAGAATTACCGTCGCACCTGGGGATGGTATTGGCCCAGAAATCATGCAATCAACGATGGATATTCTGGCAGCAGCAGAGGCACCGCTGGAATATGACGTGATTGAAATTGGCCAGTCGATTTATGAAAAAGGGATCACCTCCGGCATTCCCAACGAAGCGTGGGAGTTTTTGCGAAAAAACAGCTGTTTTCTGAAAAGCCCACTGACTACCCCTCAGGGGAAAGGGTTTAAAAGCGTCAATGTCACCATTCGCAAAACGCTGAACCTGTTTGCCAACGTTCGTCCCTGCAAATCGTACAGTCCGTTCGTGTCCTCGTCCCACCCGGGCATGAATCTGGTGATTGTGCGGGAAAATGAAGAAGACCTGTACGCGGGAATTGAGCACCGCCAGACGCCGGAAGTAACCCAGGTGCTGAAGGTAATCAGCCGCCCAGGGTGCGAAAATATCGTTCGTTATGCCTTTGAATACGCCAAAGCCTACGGTCGTAAAAAAGTCACCTGCATGACGAAAGACAACATTATGAAGATCACCGATGGGCTGTTCCATCAGGTGTTTGATGAAATTGCGGCAGAATACCCGGAAATCAAGAACGATCACCAGATTATCGATATCGGTGCGGCACGCCTTGCTGCCCAGCCGGAAACATTTGATGTCATTGTTACCTTAAACCTCTATGGGGATATTCTTTCCGATATCGCGGCCCAGGTGGCTGGCTCTATTGGTCTGGCAGGGTCTGCCAACATCGGCCACAATACTGCCATGTTCGAAGCGGTGCACGGCTCCGCACCGGACATCGCCGGAAAAGATGTTGCAAATCCATCGGGATTGTTGCAGGCCGCCATTCAGATGCTGGTGCATCTGGGATACGGCCCCACCGCAGAAAAAATTAAGAATGCCTGGCTGGTAACTCTGGAAGATGGTATCCATACCGCCGATGTCTACCGCGATGGCCTGAGCGAAGTCAAGGTGGGTACTAAAGACTTTACCGAAGCCATTATCAAACGACTGGGTAAAAAGCCAGGCGTATTGAAACCAGTTGTTTATGAGCCCCACCCGATCAGGATTCCAGCCTATCAGCCAAAAGCCACCAAGCAGGAATTGGTGGGTGTTGATATCTTCCTGAAATGGGATGAATCCCACCGCGATCCAAACGTGTTAGGCGGTCAATTACAGGCACTCGCCGGTGATTTATCGCTGATCCTGATCACCAACCGTGGGGTCAAAGTGTTTCCTGAAGGGATGAAGGAAACCTTCTGCACCGATCACTGGCGCTGCCGATTCACCCAGAAAGGACAAATAATTACTTACCCCACGGTCCTGGAATTGATGAACCGCATCACCCACGCGGGTCTGCAAATCATTAAAACCGAAAATCTTTACTACTTTGATGGGGCACCAGGCTACTCACTGGGTCAGGGGGAGTAG
- the thrS gene encoding threonine--tRNA ligase, with amino-acid sequence MITLRMPDGSERQVPPGVRPLDVAESIGKRLAQAAIAAKVNGEVVDLTKELTTDGEQLNFQILTDKDTESLEVLRHSSAHIMARAVMRLFPNVKLAFGPALANGFYYDIDSEIPITENDFPRIEAEMKKIIKEQEPFERFERSVEEGKALCAELNQTYKVEHVEEELAKYGKLSFYRQGEFIDLCRGPHIHHAGKVGAFKLLNIAGAYWKGDSKRKQLQRLYATAFFNEKELTQYLTQLEEAKKRDHRVLGKQLKLFTISQDAGQGLILWMPKGSIVRGQLETFIKDELLKRGYQPVYTPHIGRLDLYRTSGHFPYYRDAQYPALFMNPLAQTIDSWLTLLEKKQLPEDREKAFLDYLESYTRGEYPSGDDDNAQYPWGQVVLDARTLWLSYREQTTSEGKLKCLTDWLQGQEGYLLKPMNCPHHIQIYKAQPRSYRDLPVRLAEFGTVYRFEQSGELGGLTRVRGFTQDDAHLFMMPEQIESELIANIDLVLLVLRTLSLNDYRVRVSVREPGSSKYVGASELWDNAEKILLDTVKKLDLNYSIGVGEAAFYGPKIDFIVRDCIGRDWQLGTVQLDYNLPNRFDLEYTGADNLKHRPVMIHRAPFGSMERFCGILIEHFAGMFPLWLAPEQARLLTISEKFVEYAQQIEQQLREAGFRVTGDYRSEKIGAKIRDGSMEKIPYLLVVGEKEMATQTVSLRDESIADFKQRDVGSVSVSELIARLQQEVSEKTIKRISTATAGLSDNEAKYAE; translated from the coding sequence ATGATCACGTTACGTATGCCTGATGGCTCTGAGCGTCAGGTACCCCCGGGTGTTCGCCCGCTGGATGTGGCAGAAAGTATTGGAAAACGCCTGGCTCAGGCAGCCATCGCTGCCAAAGTAAATGGCGAAGTGGTCGATCTGACAAAAGAATTGACCACTGATGGCGAACAGCTCAACTTCCAGATTCTTACCGACAAAGACACGGAATCGCTGGAAGTGCTGCGACACTCATCCGCCCACATCATGGCACGTGCGGTGATGCGGTTGTTTCCCAATGTCAAGTTGGCCTTTGGCCCCGCACTGGCGAATGGGTTTTACTACGACATCGACAGCGAAATCCCGATCACGGAAAATGATTTCCCCAGGATCGAAGCCGAGATGAAGAAAATCATCAAGGAGCAGGAGCCTTTCGAGCGTTTCGAACGTTCAGTGGAAGAAGGCAAGGCGTTGTGTGCCGAACTGAACCAGACCTACAAGGTGGAGCACGTCGAAGAGGAGCTTGCGAAGTATGGCAAGCTGAGCTTCTATCGGCAGGGGGAGTTCATCGACCTGTGCCGTGGGCCCCACATCCATCATGCAGGTAAGGTGGGGGCATTCAAACTGTTGAACATTGCAGGTGCCTATTGGAAAGGCGATTCCAAACGGAAGCAGTTGCAACGCCTGTACGCCACTGCGTTTTTCAACGAGAAAGAATTAACCCAGTACCTGACCCAACTGGAAGAAGCGAAGAAACGCGACCACCGCGTGCTGGGCAAACAACTGAAGCTGTTTACTATCAGCCAGGATGCTGGCCAGGGGCTGATTCTGTGGATGCCGAAAGGTTCCATTGTCCGTGGGCAACTGGAAACCTTCATCAAAGATGAATTGTTGAAACGTGGGTATCAGCCGGTTTATACCCCCCACATCGGGCGGTTGGATCTCTATCGCACCAGTGGGCATTTTCCCTACTACCGCGATGCCCAGTACCCCGCACTGTTTATGAATCCGCTGGCACAGACCATCGATAGCTGGTTAACGCTGCTGGAGAAAAAACAACTGCCGGAAGATCGGGAAAAGGCGTTTCTGGATTATCTGGAATCGTATACCAGGGGTGAATACCCCAGTGGGGATGATGACAATGCCCAATATCCCTGGGGTCAGGTGGTACTGGATGCCCGCACGCTGTGGTTGAGCTATCGCGAACAGACTACTTCAGAAGGAAAGCTGAAGTGCCTGACCGATTGGCTGCAAGGACAGGAAGGCTATCTCTTGAAGCCGATGAACTGTCCCCACCACATCCAGATTTATAAGGCGCAGCCACGCAGCTACCGAGATCTGCCGGTGCGGCTGGCAGAGTTTGGAACTGTCTACCGCTTCGAACAATCGGGCGAACTTGGCGGCCTGACCCGCGTGCGTGGGTTTACCCAGGACGATGCCCACTTGTTTATGATGCCGGAGCAGATCGAAAGTGAATTGATTGCCAACATTGATCTGGTGCTGCTGGTGCTGCGGACCTTGAGCCTGAACGACTACCGAGTACGGGTAAGTGTGCGGGAACCTGGCAGCAGCAAGTATGTTGGTGCCAGCGAACTGTGGGATAACGCAGAGAAGATTCTGCTGGATACGGTGAAGAAACTCGATCTGAACTACTCCATTGGTGTGGGGGAAGCTGCGTTTTACGGGCCCAAGATCGACTTCATTGTGCGTGATTGTATTGGTCGCGATTGGCAGCTTGGCACGGTGCAGTTGGACTACAACCTTCCCAACCGTTTCGATCTGGAATACACCGGTGCGGACAATCTGAAGCACCGCCCCGTGATGATTCACCGGGCACCGTTCGGCAGTATGGAACGGTTCTGTGGTATTTTGATTGAACATTTTGCTGGAATGTTCCCACTGTGGCTGGCACCAGAACAGGCACGGTTGCTGACGATCAGTGAAAAGTTTGTGGAGTATGCCCAGCAGATTGAACAGCAACTGCGGGAAGCGGGCTTCCGCGTTACCGGGGATTATCGTTCCGAGAAAATCGGTGCGAAGATCCGCGATGGTTCAATGGAGAAAATTCCGTATCTGCTGGTGGTGGGCGAAAAGGAAATGGCCACCCAGACGGTTTCGCTGCGTGATGAATCGATTGCCGACTTCAAACAACGCGATGTGGGATCTGTTTCGGTTTCAGAATTGATTGCACGACTGCAGCAGGAAGTATCGGAAAAGACGATCAAACGGATCAGCACCGCCACTGCAGGACTGTCGGATAATGAAGCGAAGTACGCAGAGTAA
- a CDS encoding TIGR01777 family oxidoreductase, whose product MSKHVVIAGGSGFLGQALVVHLNGIGYRTTVLTRSSVDRNGFVQWDGATAGAWITHLEGAAAIINLTGRSVDCRYTATNRQEIIQSRVNSIKALSAGLRRCSKPPPVWIQATSLAIYGDAGEMICHDDAPHGVGFSVDVCKTWESELENQHLPDTRIVVLRIGFALAASGGALGRLATLTKLCLGGSVGNGRQYISWLHLNDLNRIFEWCLENQAASGVYNATGPSPVTNKAFMAALRRSLKRPWSPPTPSFAVRLGAFLMGTDASLALTGRRCVPTRLLNEGFRFEYTDLELCLRNIFASQHAMAEI is encoded by the coding sequence TTGAGCAAACATGTTGTCATTGCTGGTGGGAGTGGTTTTCTGGGTCAGGCGTTAGTGGTCCACCTGAACGGAATCGGCTACAGAACAACTGTTCTCACCAGATCTTCTGTCGATCGCAATGGATTCGTTCAGTGGGATGGGGCGACAGCAGGTGCCTGGATTACTCATCTGGAAGGTGCGGCTGCGATCATCAATCTCACCGGTCGCAGTGTTGATTGTCGGTACACAGCCACCAATCGGCAGGAGATTATTCAGTCGCGTGTCAATTCTATAAAAGCTCTCAGCGCAGGTTTACGACGATGCTCAAAGCCACCTCCTGTGTGGATCCAGGCGACCTCACTTGCCATTTACGGTGATGCTGGTGAGATGATCTGCCACGACGATGCTCCCCATGGCGTTGGCTTTTCTGTCGATGTCTGTAAGACGTGGGAATCTGAACTCGAAAATCAGCATCTTCCTGATACAAGAATTGTTGTCCTGCGAATAGGCTTTGCACTGGCGGCCAGCGGAGGGGCATTAGGGCGGCTGGCCACTTTGACAAAATTGTGCCTCGGTGGATCTGTGGGAAACGGCCGTCAATACATCAGCTGGCTTCATCTCAACGATCTGAATCGAATTTTCGAATGGTGCCTGGAAAATCAAGCAGCGTCAGGTGTTTATAATGCTACCGGACCCAGCCCAGTCACCAATAAAGCCTTCATGGCTGCATTACGTCGTTCCCTCAAACGCCCCTGGAGTCCTCCCACACCGTCATTTGCGGTGCGGCTTGGAGCTTTCCTGATGGGTACGGATGCGTCACTGGCACTTACTGGGCGGCGATGCGTGCCAACACGCCTGCTCAATGAAGGATTTCGATTTGAGTACACAGATTTGGAATTGTGTTTGCGGAATATTTTCGCATCGCAACACGCAATGGCTGAAATCTGA
- the trpC gene encoding indole-3-glycerol phosphate synthase TrpC has product MNILDQIVQHKLQEIAVAKELTSENELAARCKDLPQVRDFAAALLQHPIGIIAEVKKASPSAGIIRADFHPVEIAQTYQRAGADCLSVLTDEHFFQGHLQYLVDIRKSVEIPILRKEFILDRYQLLEARSAGADAVLLIAEILPDNRLTELYHQAVELGLQVLVELHDAEQLERVVACGTRLIGINNRDLRTFTTRLDHTIDLLGAIPADRVVISESGIRTHADLVRLQHAGARGVLVGESLMRAPDIAKALLELHQRV; this is encoded by the coding sequence ATGAATATCCTCGACCAAATTGTTCAGCACAAACTGCAGGAAATTGCTGTAGCGAAAGAGCTTACGTCCGAAAATGAGCTTGCAGCCCGATGCAAAGACCTGCCCCAAGTGCGTGATTTTGCCGCCGCACTATTGCAGCACCCAATCGGAATTATTGCCGAAGTAAAAAAGGCATCCCCGTCGGCGGGTATCATTCGGGCAGATTTTCATCCCGTTGAGATTGCTCAAACGTACCAGCGTGCGGGGGCAGATTGCCTCAGCGTGCTGACCGATGAACATTTCTTTCAAGGCCACCTGCAATACCTGGTGGACATTCGTAAGTCAGTTGAAATTCCAATCTTACGCAAAGAATTTATTCTGGATCGCTACCAGTTACTTGAAGCGCGTTCCGCAGGAGCAGATGCGGTTCTGTTGATTGCCGAAATTCTGCCCGACAATCGCCTAACAGAGTTATACCATCAAGCAGTGGAACTGGGCCTGCAGGTGCTGGTGGAACTCCACGATGCGGAACAACTCGAACGGGTGGTGGCCTGTGGCACTCGCCTGATTGGGATCAACAATCGAGACTTGCGCACATTCACCACGCGACTGGATCACACCATTGACCTGCTGGGTGCCATTCCAGCGGATCGGGTGGTGATCAGTGAAAGTGGTATCCGCACCCACGCCGACCTGGTGCGATTGCAGCACGCAGGTGCACGTGGGGTGCTGGTGGGAGAATCGCTGATGCGGGCACCCGATATTGCGAAAGCACTGCTTGAATTACACCAACGTGTGTAA
- a CDS encoding bifunctional nuclease family protein — MPVQMELRRIIISDINDKQLIVLREVDGDRSFTIVIGSYEANSIERRIKKVFASRPLTHDLVVNAIENMGGEIQDILINDLQDQTYFARLRVQRHGELVEIDCRPSDAIAIAVTADVPIFVAEAVLNELENDPPYLL; from the coding sequence GTGCCAGTGCAAATGGAACTGCGTCGAATTATCATTTCCGATATCAACGACAAGCAGTTGATTGTGCTGCGGGAGGTCGATGGCGATCGTAGTTTTACGATTGTCATTGGGAGCTACGAAGCCAACAGTATCGAGCGTCGCATCAAAAAAGTTTTTGCCTCGCGCCCGCTGACCCACGATCTGGTGGTGAATGCAATCGAAAATATGGGCGGTGAGATTCAGGATATTCTCATTAACGATTTGCAGGACCAGACTTATTTTGCCCGTCTGCGGGTGCAGCGACACGGTGAACTGGTTGAAATAGATTGCCGCCCGAGCGATGCCATTGCAATTGCCGTGACAGCAGATGTGCCCATCTTTGTTGCTGAAGCGGTGTTAAATGAATTGGAAAACGACCCACCGTACCTGTTGTAA
- a CDS encoding PLP-dependent transferase → MNASSYSAGSSVPLSPPITMSSVFQVSDLDAFERIARYEERGYFYARDNHPNGELLEQQLAALHHTGWCLVTSSGMAAISVALLGCLGATRRIVASDQLYGRTNQLLSKHLGKFGITTEYMDITHPAKWEAALKTPVDAVIVETISNPMVRIADIPRLASATHAAGGKLIVDNTFSTPIGYRPTAVGADIVVESLTKLISGHADVTLGAVLADDLNLKTTMAEVRSVWGFAGNPFESWLCTRSLPTLALRYQQSEQNAQQLAEWLQQQPGIAKVHYPGLPTHADYQLCQQTLGGHAGYMLCCELTTGRAGVDHFIRAGNVPFCPSLGDCTTTISYPWATSHRYESAESKHQQGITEGLLRISVGIEPLSHIQDLFSRALSTCSVAKES, encoded by the coding sequence TTGAACGCAAGTTCTTATTCTGCAGGCAGTTCGGTGCCTTTATCCCCACCGATCACCATGTCGAGCGTCTTTCAGGTCAGTGATCTGGACGCCTTTGAACGGATCGCCAGGTACGAAGAACGCGGCTATTTTTACGCACGCGACAATCATCCGAACGGGGAACTGCTGGAACAGCAACTTGCCGCACTGCACCACACCGGGTGGTGCCTGGTGACCAGTTCGGGCATGGCTGCGATCAGCGTTGCGTTGTTAGGGTGCCTCGGTGCGACGCGACGCATTGTAGCAAGCGATCAGCTTTATGGACGCACTAACCAGTTGCTCAGTAAGCACTTAGGGAAATTTGGTATTACCACGGAATATATGGATATCACCCACCCTGCGAAGTGGGAGGCCGCACTGAAAACACCTGTTGATGCGGTGATTGTGGAAACCATTTCGAATCCGATGGTGCGAATTGCAGATATCCCCCGCCTTGCAAGTGCCACACACGCAGCAGGTGGGAAATTGATCGTCGATAATACATTCAGCACACCAATTGGCTATCGCCCCACTGCTGTGGGTGCAGATATTGTGGTGGAAAGCTTAACGAAACTGATCAGCGGCCACGCCGATGTCACCCTTGGTGCGGTGCTGGCGGACGACTTGAACCTGAAAACGACGATGGCAGAAGTGCGAAGTGTCTGGGGCTTTGCCGGCAATCCGTTTGAAAGCTGGCTCTGCACCCGTTCATTGCCTACTTTGGCGTTGCGCTACCAGCAATCGGAACAGAATGCCCAGCAATTAGCCGAATGGCTGCAGCAGCAACCCGGAATTGCCAAAGTACACTACCCTGGATTGCCCACGCACGCCGACTATCAATTATGCCAGCAAACACTGGGTGGGCATGCGGGCTACATGCTATGCTGCGAACTCACCACGGGGCGGGCGGGTGTAGATCATTTCATTCGTGCGGGTAACGTGCCATTTTGCCCATCACTGGGGGACTGTACCACCACGATCAGCTATCCGTGGGCGACTTCCCACCGGTACGAATCGGCCGAAAGCAAGCACCAGCAAGGAATTACGGAAGGTTTGCTCCGGATTTCTGTGGGCATTGAACCATTGTCACACATTCAGGATTTGTTTTCGCGTGCTTTGAGCACTTGTTCTGTTGCAAAGGAAAGTTAA